The Vibrio tasmaniensis genomic sequence GTGACGACAACCGTGTTCACCAAGAAGTGTGGTGTACCGACCATTTAACGGTGGTTGCATCGGCTCATCACCCATTTGCAAAACGTGAACGAGTAAGCTTGGCGCAACTAGAACAAGCGAAGTGGGTATTGCGTGAACATGGTTCGGGTACTCGCAAAGTTTTTGATAGCTCTATTCATCATTTAATTGGCGATCTTGATGTTTGGCGAGAGTATGAACACGTTCCTGTTTTAAGAAGTTTGGTTGCAAACGGCCCATATTTGACGTGTTTGCCTTATCTAGATGTTGAGCAGTTTGTTGAATCTGGCCAGCTCGTGACCCTGAATGTTCCTGAGCTTGAAATGGAACGTACGCTTTCGTTTATTTGGCGTGCCGACATGGCAGAAAACCCACTTGCTGAGTGTATTAAGCGAGAAGGTAAGCGCATGATGAAAGGCAAGCCGTCGGTTCTTTAGCGGATATTCGACAAATTTCTGATAACCAATTGTGTTGAATAAGCGATACCGGTCTCCAACTGGTGATAAATGCACATCCGCATACATTATTAATGTGATCATGATCGGCCAAAAGAAGGCGTTCTTCCCATAATATGCTTACTTGATTTTAAGTGAGGCTAAATCCGGTTGCGATGAATTTCGTAATTAGGCTTTAGAAATAGTATGAGTACATTAGTCGCGATTTCATTAACAACAGGTATTTTGTCTGGTCTTTGGGGATGGATTGCTATCTCTTTCGGCTTATTGTCATGGGCAGGTTTCCTAGGTTGCACCAGTTATTTTGCTTCGCCAACAGGCGGTGTTAAAGGACTAGCAGGCAGCTTACTGACCAACATGACAGGTGTATTCTGGGCAATGGTGATTATCGAAAGCTCAACCTTCGCAGGGTTAGAGATTTTAGGCTATATGATTACTGCTATTGTGGCTTTCTTTATGTGTATTCAAGCCAAACAAGCGTGGTTAGGTTATATCCCAGGCACCTTCATTGGTTGCTGTGCGACGTTTGCTGCAGGCGGTGATTGGCAACTTGTCGTGCCATCTTTACTGCTTGGTGGTGTCTTTGGATACTTGATGAAAGCAACGGGGCTATGGCTTCACGAGAAATCGACTCAATCTTCGGAAGCGGTTGAACAACACGCTAAGCAAGCTAAGGCTTAATTCGTTAACCTAGCCTTAATTCGTTAACCTAACCTTAGTTTAGTCACTGTGAACTCTTGCAAGATAACCCCCAATTAATTTGTATATCGATTTATACAGGCACACCACTTGGTGTGCCTTTTTTGGTTTTGGTTCCTTAGTCAATTCAAGAAATTATAAACAGAAGAACTAATAGCACTTATCAGATAAGCAAGAAGCTAGGTATTTCCGTTTGCCATGGTGATCACGCGTTTTAAAGTCCATCTCAACAACAATGGAATACAGTCTTGTCCTTGATTTTCACAATGAGACACGATCGCTAAAGCCAGATCGGGTTTTGCGTGTTTCTTGAGAACTTTTGCCACAACTTTTTTTGCTGGAATAGGGTGATCATAAGGAATCTTAACCATGTCTCTGAAAAAGTTCTCAAACCCATTCATATACAAGTAGTGCTCGATGTCCCTATCAGGCAGTTCTGTCAGGCGATGTCGCTCTTGATCATTACCGAGTTTAGAGAGCACCGTTGCGGCATACTTTTTACCGGCAGCATCGCCATCGGTGACGACATGCCAATCTATTCCAAACTCTTGCGCGACTTTGATCAGTGCCTTGAGTCCTGATTGAGCGAACTCAATAATCTGAACGCCTTCCGCAGCAAGGTTATACCCACATTGGTTGGCTAACTCGTTAAACAACCATACTTCGGTTTCACCTTCTACCAACAACCAACAGCGAGCATACAGAGCACCGGACCGGTGAAAACGAATATGAAAACCAATTCGACGAAGTTCATCTTTGCTGAAGTGGTTCATGTTAAGTTGGTTGGCAATGGTTTTATCCGACTGACGCACCAAGCGACGAATCGATTGAAGTGGCACAGCAGCAAGTAGATCGCCACTGTTGGTGGTCAGGATTTTTTGCATGGGTAACTTTTGCATCAAGCTCCAAGCCCTTGCTAGATGCGTCGGATGCAGTCGGCCCTCTGGATCTTCAAGGATCAAAAGAGGGCGCGCGCATCGTCTTAAGTCATTTGGCCCTTTTGCTTGCAAATAGGCATTAAGTAACCCCATGAATAATAAGCGCGTTTGTTTGTTTTTGGTCTCTTCGACCAATTGATGAATGCTCTTGTCGTTCGCACCAGCTGAGTACAGTAGCCCGTCACGCGGTTTTCTCGGATTCTTACGTGAGACACTCTTAAATGAGAAGTAGTGTTCTATTAAGCTTTGCATTGATTCAAGACTACTGCGCATTTCACCTTTATTAACATGTCCGGGTATCGCCATAAGACGGCGGCAGGTGTTGTCGATGCGCTTTTCTATTCTTGCCTGACGGCCATTGCCATTGCCATTGCCGCTGCTGCCGTTTCCATTCGTGCCATGACCATTGGTCGTGTGATTATGTCCGTTCCCATGTCCGTTCCCATGTCCGTTCCCATG encodes the following:
- a CDS encoding LysR substrate-binding domain-containing protein, whose product is MRYSLKQLAVFDAVADSGSVSQAADRLALTQSATSMSLAQLEKMLGRPLFERQGKQMALTHWGMWLRPKAKRLLQDAQQIEMGFYEQHLLSGELKLGASQTPAEHLVPDLISIIDNDFPEMRISLGVQSTDAVIDGVLDYQYDLGVIEGRCDDNRVHQEVWCTDHLTVVASAHHPFAKRERVSLAQLEQAKWVLREHGSGTRKVFDSSIHHLIGDLDVWREYEHVPVLRSLVANGPYLTCLPYLDVEQFVESGQLVTLNVPELEMERTLSFIWRADMAENPLAECIKREGKRMMKGKPSVL
- a CDS encoding DUF1097 domain-containing protein; amino-acid sequence: MSTLVAISLTTGILSGLWGWIAISFGLLSWAGFLGCTSYFASPTGGVKGLAGSLLTNMTGVFWAMVIIESSTFAGLEILGYMITAIVAFFMCIQAKQAWLGYIPGTFIGCCATFAAGGDWQLVVPSLLLGGVFGYLMKATGLWLHEKSTQSSEAVEQHAKQAKA
- a CDS encoding ATP-dependent endonuclease, which codes for MQLERIEISGFRGIKRMSLAFDELTTLIGENTWGKSSLLDALSVVLPSDGVPYHFEMTDFHVDYSVSHPQSQHLQIVLALKANDKSELNAGRYRKLKPVWVQDEFGVFRIYYRISATLEQYETTTHYAFLGLDGNPLKLHHSEKLAQELMTLHPVIRLRDARHFDRPFNSNSLNHNAHLPTNVHANNANGNGNNNPNNGHGNGHGNGHGNGHNHTTNGHGTNGNGSSGNGNGNGRQARIEKRIDNTCRRLMAIPGHVNKGEMRSSLESMQSLIEHYFSFKSVSRKNPRKPRDGLLYSAGANDKSIHQLVEETKNKQTRLLFMGLLNAYLQAKGPNDLRRCARPLLILEDPEGRLHPTHLARAWSLMQKLPMQKILTTNSGDLLAAVPLQSIRRLVRQSDKTIANQLNMNHFSKDELRRIGFHIRFHRSGALYARCWLLVEGETEVWLFNELANQCGYNLAAEGVQIIEFAQSGLKALIKVAQEFGIDWHVVTDGDAAGKKYAATVLSKLGNDQERHRLTELPDRDIEHYLYMNGFENFFRDMVKIPYDHPIPAKKVVAKVLKKHAKPDLALAIVSHCENQGQDCIPLLLRWTLKRVITMANGNT